The genome window TTTACTCAGTCGATGTAAATTCTTGCCTACATTAAACCAGTTTGATGATGCTTTTGCGGCTAGCTGGCGATCGCTATTAGATAGTGCTGTGGATGCTTCGCGTCTAGAAAAATTTGCCAACGTGATGCCTGAAGTTTGTCTTGCTTATCGCAGCGAGGAGGAAGATTTAAATTCCACATCATCATTGTCACCACAGGAATTGCTACTGAGTTTTTTGGATAGCATGATAGATACTCAAATTCGGGCAATGATAGAGGGCACCACCCAACCGAATGTACCATCTCCTATTCATGAATGGCTACAGGCGTTAACAACTCAAGATCAAAAAGTCAAAGCAGTACCAAATCAACTAGAAAGATTAGCAGCTGTACTCAATGCATGGACGGCACCACTTCAGTATCAGATCAATCAGGCTCGTAGCTCATTTCGGACTTGTTTTAGATTACATCCACCCGAAACAGCTAATGAGTGGACATTAGCATATGGTTTACAAGCTGCCAATGATGCAGAGTTTGTCGTTGATGCGGCAAGTATTTGGAGTCACCCTGTTGAAGAATGGGTAATTAGCGATCGCACAATTGTTGAGCCACAGGAAACATTTCTCAAAGGATTAGGGCTAGCTTCTCGGATGTTTGCTCCTGTAGCTGCAAGTTTAGAACAGCAGTACCCGACATTATGTCGTTTAACACCTTTAGAAGCTTATGACTTTATTAAGTCGATTGCACCACGATTTACAGACAGTGGCTTAGGTGTCATTTTACCGCCAAGTCTAGCAGAACGTGAAGGCTGGGCGAATCGCCTGGGATTAAAAATTCGGGCAGTAACACCGCGTAAGCAAAAAGAACTAGGCTTGCAAAGCCTATTAAATTTTGAGTGGGAGTTAGCAATTGGCGGACAAACACTCTCGAAAGCTGAATTTGATCGCTTGGTGACATTGAATAGTCCATTAGTAGAAATTAATGGCGAGTGGGTAGAACTGCGATCGCAAGATATCAAAACTGCTCAAACCTTTTTTGCCAGCCGTAAAGAGAAGTTATCGCTATCGTTGGAAGATGCTTTGCGCTTGAGTACTGGTGACAGTTTAGTGATTGAAAAGCTGCCAGTCGTGAATTTTGAAGCAACTGGGGCGTTGCAAGAGTTGATGTCTGCGCTGACTAATAATCAAGCGATCGCGCTACTCCCAACACCAAAAAGCTTTCAAGGCGAACTGCGTCCTTATCAAGTACGCGGCTTTAGCTGGCTAGCCTTTCTTGAACGCTGGAATTTAGGTGCGTGTCTCGCCGACGATATGGGACTCGGTAAGACGATTCAGTTCATTGCTTTTATGCTGCATCAGAAACAGCAAGAGGCACTCGAAAATCCAACGCTACTTGTTTGTCCAACTTCAGTTTTAGGTAACTGGGAGCGCGAAGTCAAGAAATTTGGTCCACAATTAAAAGTGATGCTGCACCACGGAGATAAGCGTTCTAAAGGTAAAGCATTTATCGCTGCAGTGCGAAAGCACGATTTAGTGATTACAAGTTATGCATTGATTCACCGCGATGTTAAAGATTTACAAAGTGTATCTTGGCAAGGAATTGTGCTTGATGAGGCACAAAATATTAAAAATCCTGAAGCAAAGCAATCGCAATCTGTTCGCCAACTCGAATCAGCGTTTCGGATTGCACTAACAGGAACTCCAGTAGAAAACAGACTGCAAGAGTTGTGGTCAATTTTAGATTTTCTCAATCCAGGATATTTAGGCGCACGGCAATTTTTCCAAAGACGCTTTGCAATGCCAATTGAAAAGTATGGCGATGTTGATTCGTTAACACAGTTGCGATCGCTGGTTCAGCCTTTCATTCTCCGGCGTGTCAAAACTGACCGCGATATTATTCAAGATTTACCTGAAAAGCAAGAAATCACTGAGTTTTGTGGAATTAGCCCCGATCAAGCAGCGCTGTATCAACAAGTTGTGGAAAACTCGTTAGCAGAAATTGATGCAGCAGAAGGTTTACAGCGTCGGGGAATGATTTTAGGGCTGCTTGTTAAACTAAAACAAATATGCAACCATCCGGCACAGTTTCTTAAACAAAATAAAATTGCTGAACCTCATCAGTCGGGGAAATTACTCCGGCTGGTGGAGATGTTAGAAGAAGCTTTATCAGAAGGCGATCGCGCACTCATTTTTACACAGTTTGCTGAGTGGGGAAAACTGCTACAACCATACTTACAACAGCAACTACAGCGTGAAATTTTCTTTCTTTATGGCAGTACTTCCAAAAAACAGCGCGAGGAAATGATTGATCGCTTTCAGCACGATCCACAAGGTCCGCCAATTATGATTCTTTCTTTAAAGGCTGGTGGTGTTGGGTTAAACTTAACTCGTGCTAATCATGTCTTTCATTTTGATCGCTGGTGGAACCCTGCAGTAGAAAACCAAGCAACAGATCGCGTCTTTCGGATCGGTCAAACTCGTAATGTGTTAGTCCACAAATTTGTTTGTAGTGGCACTTTAGAAGAAAAAATTCACGAAATGATTGAAAGTAAAAAAGCTTTAGCCGAACAAGTCGTCGGTGCTGGTGAACAATGGCTGACGGAATTAGATACCAATCAGTTACGTAATTTACTCGTTCTAGATCGCAATGCTGTGATTGATGAGGATGCAGAATGACCAACTTTAGCTTTCAATCTAGCCGCGAATGGTGGTCGCAACGTTGGCTGGATTTACTAGATTCTTACCGCTTTAAAAAACGTCTGGAAAGAGCGCGCAACTACTCGCGTCAGGGTAATGTTTTAAGGATTCAGTTTGAAGGGGCAAAGGTATCAGCCCGAGTACAAGGTACAGAAGTTGAGCCTTATCAAGTTTTGCTGTTTTTGGAACCCTTTACAGATGAGCAATGGCAGTATGTGATAGAAACAATGTCGCAACGAGCAATTTTTGCTGCCAAACTCCTAGCAGGAGAAATGCCACCTAACATTGAAGAAGTTTTCACGCTCAATGGGTTATCACTGTTTCCCTTTACGCTTTCTGAAGTCCGCAGCAAATGCTCTTGTCCTGATAAAGCAAATCCCTGCAAACATATCGCTGCAGTATATTATCAGTTGGGCGATCGCTTTAGCGAAGATCCATTTGTCTTGTTTCAGTTACGAGGACGCACTAAAAACCAAATCATTGATGCTTTGCGCGAATTGCGTAGTGCACATCAAATTGCGAATCCTGAGCCGATCGCACTTCAATCAGCCCCGCAAACATCACTAGACGCCAATGGTACATCGTTTTGGCACTATCGAGAACCGCTAGAATCGAACTTAGTTGTCATTGCTCCATCGACTAGCAGCGATGTCTTAGAAATATTAGGCGCAATTCCTTTGTCAAATGATCTTGCCGAAAATGCCGATAACTCTTCTGAAGTAGTGATGCATTATTTAATCGCTGTGTACCAGCAGGTTGCTCAGCAGGCTTTTTTGGTAGCAATGAATACTGAAGCAAGCTGATAATTGTATTCTTAGCGAATGTCCGAGTTGCGTATTTCTTAACTTAATGTTACGTTATTCCTGGAAAATACTTAGGTGATCTTATCTTAGCCAACTCAAAAAGATTGAGTAGACTTTAGGATACTACCTAAGTTTTGTGAATTAAGTCAAGGATCAAGTATGTCAAAATTTTATCCAAATATATTCCGAAATCTAGTTGTGCTCACTTCCGCATGACTTAGCTTCTCCTATCAGCTTGATATGAGGTTACAAAAACTAATTTGATACAAAGTTCTCTATTCATTCTAATGTTATATAAAAATAAATGCATCAACACTCTTTATTTATCGAATATATTAATCTATCAAAGTGAAAATAAATACTGTTTTATCCAAATCTATCTAAAAATGCTGTCTTACAGAATCTACAATTCACTTGTGACTGCGTCTAAGATAACATTAGTAGAATCTTGTCTAATCTAAACATTTAAAACTTAAAGGAAGTTCAGAATTATCTGTAGATTTTTGATAAAGTCGAAAAACTGTAGGCAAAGTGTTATTTGAGACAAGGTAATTTCTGCTTTGGTGAAAACACATAGTTTTTACCGTATTGGTTAAGATAGTCCAATCTAAGAAACTTACGGTCTCAAGCTGTAGTAGCTTTAATAACTAAAGAATTTTCATACTAAGCTGTTGTAGATCTATGTCTGATATTTTGAAACTTGAAGATGCTGTAGAATTCGCCGAGAATCCAGAACCAAGATGTCCATGTGTCCTACTTCTAGACACTTCCGGTTCAATGCATGGCGAAGCCATAGAAGCTCTAAACGAAGGATTGAAAGTTTTTAGGGATGAGTTGAATCGCGACAGCCTTGCTAAGAAACGAGTTGAGGTTGCAATTATTTCATTCAATTTTGAAGTAAAAGTTGTTCAAGAATTTGTTACCGCCGATCAATTTGAGCCACCAACACTTGTTGCACATGGTTTAACTCACATGGGTTCAGCAATCCACCAAGGACTAGATCTCATTCAAGCTCGTAAAACTGAATATCGCAACAATGGTATTGCCTACTACCGTCCGTGGGTATTTTTGATTACAGATGGAGAGCCGCAAGGTGAGTTAGAAAGCCTTGTAGAACAAGCAGCCCAGCGAATTAGAGATGATGAAAACAGCAAGCGAGTAGCTTTTTTTGCTGTCGGTGTGGAAGGGGCTAACATGGATCGCCTAAGCCAAATTGTAGTGCGTGCACCACTGAAGTTAAGAGGACTAAACTTTCAGGAGATGTTTATCTGGCTATCAGCCAGTATGCAACGAGTTTCACAGTCAAAACCAGACGATCAAGTTGCACTACCCCCACCAGGCTGGGGTGCAGTTTAATTCTGATAGTACAAATTTGAGTTATGAGTCACTAGCTACTAGTTACTAACCACTCTTCACTCTACAGTGGTTTTGATTCATTATTTGTGGAGGAACCAGCGCCACAACATGAGGTACAGGGCGGGGTATATAGCTGACAAGAGATTCTCCTTTATAGGCAAGCGAGGTACTTGCCCCAGAGTCAAGCATCACGGCGTCACGTAATCCAGCGTGAGCGAGTGCTAAACCCAAAGAAACTGAGTCTATCAATGTTGTGGACACACCGATTGCTGGTTGTCCTGCTTGATTGATACCCCAAAAAGCTCGATGGCGGGCGGCGTCAAAATCAAATAAACTACCAAACGTACTCGCAGTTTGGGGTTGACTGTCTTTTACGAGCCATGCTGCTGCAACAAACGCATCAGTGACATGTGGTAATGCAGTGTTCAATCCAGGAAGAGTATTGTGCTGTTGCGAGTTAAAAGGAACAAACTTGACAACTTGAGAATTAATCAGTATCAGGGGACGTCCGTTGAGTTTGCGATTTTCGCTATTGTTTCCAGGAACAAATTTGCTATTGTGGCTTAATACAGGTCCAATCATGACATTGGAATCGAGCGATTTGAGTGAGAAGAAACCACCATCAACAGCAGCAACTGCGGGGGTATCTGCGAGAATTTGGGGGACTTGGTAGCGGCTTTTGGCATGAATTGTAGTTGGTTGTCCTCCAGTAATCAGGATGAGTCGGGCTTGGTTGAGTGTGGTTGTATTGATAGCGATCGCACTATTAAAGTCAAATTTGACACCCCAAGCAGGTAGTTGAGGTCCTCCCCAAGCGGCGGCGATCGCTTCTTTTAATCGTGATTGTCCGATGCGGGCGATCGCAAATAGATTCTCAGATTCTCCAGCAAAGCGATCCACAGCATCATCCATTGTTAAAGCTGCTTTATACCCTGCCTGTTCGACAAAGTTTGCTACTTGTACATTGTATTTACCCGCAGGATAGACAAAGTAATCAACCGAAATTCCCAATTGAGTTTCTAGAATTCGTTTCGACTCAGTAATTTCAAATTGCAATTGGTCTTGGGGTAAAGTCCTTAAATCTGTGGGATGCGTTACAGTATGAGCCGCAATTGTCACTAACGGATCAGCTGCCATCTGGCGTAATTGCTCCCAGTTAACGTGCGTTCTCCCTGTGTTTTTACCAAGATTAGATGTATAAATTGAAAAAGTAGCAGGATAACCATATTTCTTGAGTAAGGGGTAGACATATTGATAGTGACCTCCATACCCATCATCAAATGTCAACAAAATTGGCTTTTCTGGTAGCGGTATTCCTGTACGTAAATGAGTTAGCAATTGAGCCAGACTAATTGGAGTCAGCTTTTGAACTCGAATAAGTTCGAGATGACTGGCAAGTTCCTGCGGTGTTACATCAAAAAAGACTTCTTTATGTGGCACAATATCGTGATACATCATCACTGGTACTCGTGCCTGCTTTGCTTTGGCGTGTATCTCTGATGCTGGGCTAGAATTCAAGGAGGCTACAAGCAAAGGTCCCAGCTCTTGCACAAGTTGTGAAAACAAAATTTGTGGTTCATGTATCCAACTTGCTAGATGTATTGCCGGATCTACCAAGTTGGTGTATGATATCGCACTGGAATTCTCATGACAAGGCGACACGAGGGAAGGTAGCCCAGCGACGGGTATTGGTATACTAAGCGCATAAATCTGACTGAAACCGCAGCAAAGAGGGACATGGAGAATCCGTTGGTATAGTTTCATGTTGATTTAACACGATAGGCATCAGTACAAAGCACAGTGCCTTGGTCGCTGCACACGTCAACTACACCCTACTCATGAAGCGTTAAGGGTGTGATAGCAATGCTTTAAAAAATTGCTAAGCGAGCTTTAAATTATTCTCATCTGTTGATTAAGACTTTCTCAAAAATTGGCGATCTGCCGGAGGCAGCGGCGCGGCGCTTCTCTTTGAGACGCTTCGCGAACGCCATCGCTGTTACTGACCAAACTCTACTCTTGCTTGCTCGACTAACTCAATTGTGACAACTTCTTGCCCTGCAGCACGTGCTAATTGCTCAATTCTTGCTTTGGCTTGAGTGCGGGCAAAAAAAGGGATATTTTTTAATTTGGCTTTGGCTTCAGGTGTCCATTGCAAAGTTTCTATATATTCAAAGTCACTCATAATAGTCACTGACATTCAATGTCCTCTGATAAGTAGGATGTGCAAAAGACATTTACTTATTTAAGTCAAATTGTGTCATATCTCAGTATGAAAAATATTTGCATTTCGTTAATTTAGATTCTTTGGTTACTCATGAAAAGTAGGCAAAAAAAAAACTCCTGTATTAATACAGGAGCTGTAAAACCATTGACTATTTATTTACACTGACAAAGCTATAAATTTGTTGCTTAGTCAAGATCGCCCATAGCCATTACTGGTTCGTTTTCACGGTTAATACCTTTTTCAAAACCAGCTACTGCTGCTCTTGCACGACCAGCGTGCCACAAGTGACCCACCAAGAAGAAGAAGAACATCACAAAGTGGAAGGAAGCCAGCCAAGAACGCGGAGATACATAGTTGAAGGAGTTGATCTCCGTAGCCACACCACCAACAGAGTTAATTGAACCCAGAGGTGCGTGTGTCATGTACTCAGCAGCACGGCGAGCTTGCCAAGGCTGAATATCATTCTTGATTTTGTCTAGGTCTAAACCGTTAGGACCGCGTAATGGCTCTAGCCAAGGAGCGCGGACATCCCAGAAACGCATTGTTTCACCACCGAAGATGATTTCACCAGTGGGAGAGCGCATCAAGTATTTACCCAAACCTGTAGGACCTTGAGCAGAACCGACGTTAGCACCTAAGCGCTGGTCGCGAATCAAGAAGGTCAATGCTTGAGCTTGTGATGCTTCTGGACCTGTAGGACCGTAAAATTCGCTGGGATAAACAGTATTGTTAAACCAAACGAAACAGGTGGCAATAAACGCCATTAAGGATAAAGCACCTAAGCTATAGGACAGGTATGCTTCTCCAGACCAGATAAAAGCACGACGTGCCCAAGCAAAAGGCTTAGTCAGAACGTGGAATATACCACCAGAAATGAGTAGCAAGGCAACCCAAATGTGTCCGCCAACAACGTCTTCTAGATTATCGACGCTAACAATGGAGCCTTCACCACCAAAGGGAGATCTCAGCACATAGCCAAAGATCACTGCTGGGTTCAGTGTGGGATTCGTAATCACGCGAACATCACCACCGCCAGGTGCCCAGGTGTCATAAAGACCACCAACAAACATTGCCTTAATCACCAGCAGTAGCGCACCACATCCAAGAATGATGAGGTGGAAACCAATAATGCTGGTCATTTTGTTTTTGTCTTTCCAGTCGTAACCGAAGAAAGACGAATACTCTTCTAAGGTTTCTGGACCGCGAATGGCATG of Gloeocapsopsis sp. IPPAS B-1203 contains these proteins:
- a CDS encoding DEAD/DEAH box helicase — encoded protein: MTILHGNWLAEKNCLFVWGETWRSLGGIEASLDDHPLVMAPAELEEWLHKSDLLPQVSRNLLKTLLENTKVVSSGRNRKPKNSQANSVVEIRSPCVLLPTYSDKQEGSAYPIHSAASLESNYSLKPWRVQGLYLEPSAAFQFLTSLPLGTAHQEDEYLGGDLRFWSHVARWSLDLLSRCKFLPTLNQFDDAFAASWRSLLDSAVDASRLEKFANVMPEVCLAYRSEEEDLNSTSSLSPQELLLSFLDSMIDTQIRAMIEGTTQPNVPSPIHEWLQALTTQDQKVKAVPNQLERLAAVLNAWTAPLQYQINQARSSFRTCFRLHPPETANEWTLAYGLQAANDAEFVVDAASIWSHPVEEWVISDRTIVEPQETFLKGLGLASRMFAPVAASLEQQYPTLCRLTPLEAYDFIKSIAPRFTDSGLGVILPPSLAEREGWANRLGLKIRAVTPRKQKELGLQSLLNFEWELAIGGQTLSKAEFDRLVTLNSPLVEINGEWVELRSQDIKTAQTFFASRKEKLSLSLEDALRLSTGDSLVIEKLPVVNFEATGALQELMSALTNNQAIALLPTPKSFQGELRPYQVRGFSWLAFLERWNLGACLADDMGLGKTIQFIAFMLHQKQQEALENPTLLVCPTSVLGNWEREVKKFGPQLKVMLHHGDKRSKGKAFIAAVRKHDLVITSYALIHRDVKDLQSVSWQGIVLDEAQNIKNPEAKQSQSVRQLESAFRIALTGTPVENRLQELWSILDFLNPGYLGARQFFQRRFAMPIEKYGDVDSLTQLRSLVQPFILRRVKTDRDIIQDLPEKQEITEFCGISPDQAALYQQVVENSLAEIDAAEGLQRRGMILGLLVKLKQICNHPAQFLKQNKIAEPHQSGKLLRLVEMLEEALSEGDRALIFTQFAEWGKLLQPYLQQQLQREIFFLYGSTSKKQREEMIDRFQHDPQGPPIMILSLKAGGVGLNLTRANHVFHFDRWWNPAVENQATDRVFRIGQTRNVLVHKFVCSGTLEEKIHEMIESKKALAEQVVGAGEQWLTELDTNQLRNLLVLDRNAVIDEDAE
- a CDS encoding SWIM zinc finger family protein, producing the protein MTNFSFQSSREWWSQRWLDLLDSYRFKKRLERARNYSRQGNVLRIQFEGAKVSARVQGTEVEPYQVLLFLEPFTDEQWQYVIETMSQRAIFAAKLLAGEMPPNIEEVFTLNGLSLFPFTLSEVRSKCSCPDKANPCKHIAAVYYQLGDRFSEDPFVLFQLRGRTKNQIIDALRELRSAHQIANPEPIALQSAPQTSLDANGTSFWHYREPLESNLVVIAPSTSSDVLEILGAIPLSNDLAENADNSSEVVMHYLIAVYQQVAQQAFLVAMNTEAS
- a CDS encoding VWA domain-containing protein, with product MSDILKLEDAVEFAENPEPRCPCVLLLDTSGSMHGEAIEALNEGLKVFRDELNRDSLAKKRVEVAIISFNFEVKVVQEFVTADQFEPPTLVAHGLTHMGSAIHQGLDLIQARKTEYRNNGIAYYRPWVFLITDGEPQGELESLVEQAAQRIRDDENSKRVAFFAVGVEGANMDRLSQIVVRAPLKLRGLNFQEMFIWLSASMQRVSQSKPDDQVALPPPGWGAV
- a CDS encoding polysaccharide deacetylase family protein, encoding MKLYQRILHVPLCCGFSQIYALSIPIPVAGLPSLVSPCHENSSAISYTNLVDPAIHLASWIHEPQILFSQLVQELGPLLVASLNSSPASEIHAKAKQARVPVMMYHDIVPHKEVFFDVTPQELASHLELIRVQKLTPISLAQLLTHLRTGIPLPEKPILLTFDDGYGGHYQYVYPLLKKYGYPATFSIYTSNLGKNTGRTHVNWEQLRQMAADPLVTIAAHTVTHPTDLRTLPQDQLQFEITESKRILETQLGISVDYFVYPAGKYNVQVANFVEQAGYKAALTMDDAVDRFAGESENLFAIARIGQSRLKEAIAAAWGGPQLPAWGVKFDFNSAIAINTTTLNQARLILITGGQPTTIHAKSRYQVPQILADTPAVAAVDGGFFSLKSLDSNVMIGPVLSHNSKFVPGNNSENRKLNGRPLILINSQVVKFVPFNSQQHNTLPGLNTALPHVTDAFVAAAWLVKDSQPQTASTFGSLFDFDAARHRAFWGINQAGQPAIGVSTTLIDSVSLGLALAHAGLRDAVMLDSGASTSLAYKGESLVSYIPRPVPHVVALVPPQIMNQNHCRVKSG
- a CDS encoding PCP reductase family protein, producing the protein MSDFEYIETLQWTPEAKAKLKNIPFFARTQAKARIEQLARAAGQEVVTIELVEQARVEFGQ
- the psbC gene encoding photosystem II reaction center protein CP43; this encodes MGGGRDIESTGFAWWAGNARLINLSGKLLGAHVAHAGLIVFWAGAMTLFEVAHFVPEKPMYEQGLILLPHLAAQGWGVGPGGEVINTFPYFVVGVLHLISSAVLGFGGIYHAIRGPETLEEYSSFFGYDWKDKNKMTSIIGFHLIILGCGALLLVIKAMFVGGLYDTWAPGGGDVRVITNPTLNPAVIFGYVLRSPFGGEGSIVSVDNLEDVVGGHIWVALLLISGGIFHVLTKPFAWARRAFIWSGEAYLSYSLGALSLMAFIATCFVWFNNTVYPSEFYGPTGPEASQAQALTFLIRDQRLGANVGSAQGPTGLGKYLMRSPTGEIIFGGETMRFWDVRAPWLEPLRGPNGLDLDKIKNDIQPWQARRAAEYMTHAPLGSINSVGGVATEINSFNYVSPRSWLASFHFVMFFFFLVGHLWHAGRARAAVAGFEKGINRENEPVMAMGDLD